Proteins found in one Sorghum bicolor cultivar BTx623 chromosome 1, Sorghum_bicolor_NCBIv3, whole genome shotgun sequence genomic segment:
- the LOC8058813 gene encoding peroxidase 5, producing MAMGKQQGAGLLFLVVVAGLLLHDTRVADAQTLRVGYYNQTCRNAESIVADEVLKASYRDKGVLASLIRLHFHDCFVNGCDGSVLLESSDRQAEKNAKPNLSLRGFDVIERIKQRLEAACALTVSCADIVAFAARDSVKLSGGVGYAVPGGRQDGTVSRASMTGDLPPPNQRSVDQLAQYFYRKGLTLDDMILLLGAHSLGVAHCGTFDYRLTSDQDKGMDAAFRNSLRSQCRHNASNAVPFDAGSPYAFDTGYFANVLANRTVLESDAALASPRAAGKVRQWKDNPGWFRSSFAAAMVKMGSIRGTNPGKVRLSCNRVRM from the exons ATGGCAATGGGGAAGCAGCAGGGAGCAGGGCTGCTGTTCCTCGTCGTCGTTGCAGGCCTGCTCCTGCACGACACCCGTGTCGCCGATGCGCAGACTCTCCGGGTCGGCTACTACAACCAGACGTGCCGCAACGCCGAGTCCATCGTCGCCGACGAGGTCCTGAAGGCGTCCTACAGGGATAAGGGCGTCCTTGCCAGCCTCATCCGGCTCCACTTCCACGACTGCTTCGTCAAT GGCTGCGACGGGTCGGTGCTGCTGGAGTCTAGCGACCGGCAGGCGGAGAAGAACGCCAAGCCCAACCTGAGCCTGCGAGGGTTCGACGTCATCGAGCGGATCAAGCAGAGGTTGGAGGCCGCGTGCGCACTGACGGTCTCCTGCGCCGACATCGTCGCCTTCGCCGCCAGGGACAGCGTTAAGCTG AGCGGTGGTGTTGGGTACGCCGTCCCCGGCGGGCGGCAGGACGGCACGGTGTCGCGGGCGAGCATGACCGGCGACCTCCCGCCGCCGAACCAGCGGAGCGTGGACCAGCTCGCGCAGTACTTCTACCGCAAGGGCCTGACGCTGGACGACATGATCCTCCTCCTGGGCGCGCACTCGCTGGGCGTCGCGCACTGCGGCACCTTCGACTACCGGCTGACGAGCGACCAGGACAAGGGCATGGACGCCGCGTTCCGGAACAGCCTGCGGAGCCAGTGCCGGCACAACGCCAGCAACGCCGTGCCCTTCGACGCCGGCAGCCCGTACGCGTTCGACACAGGCTACTTCGCCAACGTGCTCGCCAACCGCACCGTGCTCGAGTCCGACGCCGCGCTCGCCTCGCCGCGCGCCGCGGGCAAGGTGAGGCAGTGGAAGGACAACCCGGGCTGGTTCAGGAGCAGCTTCGCGGCCGCCATGGTCAAGATGGGCAGCATCCGCGGCACCAACCCAGGCAAGGTCCGCCTCAGCTGCAACAGGGTCAGGATGTGA
- the LOC110434414 gene encoding protein CURVATURE THYLAKOID 1B, chloroplastic-like isoform X2, with protein sequence MAPAATGVGSLAAAPVAKGYTTYRKAAARSVVRLGLPALPPLPGLRLAAQGQASFCKRLARNVVAMATGEPTAAPVADNEELTEFVNALKKEWDRIEDKYAVTTLAVAATLAMWSAGGVVSAIDRLPLIPGLMEAVGIGYSGWFAYRNLLFKSDRDAFFAKVREVYEDIIRS encoded by the exons ATGGCCCCTGCTGCCACGGGCGTGGGGAGCCTCGCCGCCGCTCCCGTCGCCAAGGGCTACACCACCTACAGAAAGGCCGCCGCACGCTCCGTCGTCAGGCTGGGGCTGCCCGCGCTGCCGCCGCTGCCCGGCCTCAGACTCGCGGCGCAGGGCCAGGCATCCTTCT GCAAGCGGCTGGCGAGGAACGTGGTGGCCATGGCCACGGGGGAGCCCACCGCGGCGCCTGTGGCTGACAACGAGGAGCTCACCGAGTTCGTCAACGCGTTGAAAAAGGAG TGGGACAGGATCGAGGACAAGTACGCGGTGACCacgctcgccgtcgccgccacgCTCGCCATGTGGAGCGCCGGTGGAGTAGTGTCG GCAATCGATAGGCTTCCCTTGATTCCAGGTCTGATGGAGGCTGTTGGAATCGGATACAGTGGG TGGTTCGCGTACCGAAACTTGCTATTCAAGTCTGACAG GGATGCTTTCTTTGCAAAGGTCCGGGAGGTCTACGAGGATATAATCAGAAGTTAA
- the LOC110434414 gene encoding protein CURVATURE THYLAKOID 1B, chloroplastic-like isoform X1, whose amino-acid sequence MAPAATGVGSLAAAPVAKGYTTYRKAAARSVVRLGLPALPPLPGLRLAAQGQASFCECKRLARNVVAMATGEPTAAPVADNEELTEFVNALKKEWDRIEDKYAVTTLAVAATLAMWSAGGVVSAIDRLPLIPGLMEAVGIGYSGWFAYRNLLFKSDRDAFFAKVREVYEDIIRS is encoded by the exons ATGGCCCCTGCTGCCACGGGCGTGGGGAGCCTCGCCGCCGCTCCCGTCGCCAAGGGCTACACCACCTACAGAAAGGCCGCCGCACGCTCCGTCGTCAGGCTGGGGCTGCCCGCGCTGCCGCCGCTGCCCGGCCTCAGACTCGCGGCGCAGGGCCAGGCATCCTTCTGTGAGT GCAAGCGGCTGGCGAGGAACGTGGTGGCCATGGCCACGGGGGAGCCCACCGCGGCGCCTGTGGCTGACAACGAGGAGCTCACCGAGTTCGTCAACGCGTTGAAAAAGGAG TGGGACAGGATCGAGGACAAGTACGCGGTGACCacgctcgccgtcgccgccacgCTCGCCATGTGGAGCGCCGGTGGAGTAGTGTCG GCAATCGATAGGCTTCCCTTGATTCCAGGTCTGATGGAGGCTGTTGGAATCGGATACAGTGGG TGGTTCGCGTACCGAAACTTGCTATTCAAGTCTGACAG GGATGCTTTCTTTGCAAAGGTCCGGGAGGTCTACGAGGATATAATCAGAAGTTAA